The Xiphias gladius isolate SHS-SW01 ecotype Sanya breed wild chromosome 17, ASM1685928v1, whole genome shotgun sequence genome includes the window TTCATCTGCAGCTGTAAATATAGTTTGTGATCAAATCAATGAGCCAATGATTTCTTGCTCTGAAGACTATACATGTGCATGGGCGCTTGTTCTTGACATGTTAAAAGTTAGGATCTCTTAGCTAGTTGAGAGGTTAGCCCTTACGTTGAAGGAGAATCTGTGGAAAAAGAGAATCTGATGTCAAGGTCAGAACTTAGATCTTGTTTTCAGGTCATACAGATGTCCGCTAGGTTCTCCTACGCTGAGAAGTTGCCCAGAACCAAGGAGATTAAGATAGAGAATTCAAACCTGACGGCAAGGTAGTGTTACTGGTGctacatgtgtgaaaataatggTTACACATCATCAATCATAAGTATACTGGACTCTACTGGGCAGccctggttttctttttctatttaagGAAACACACTGCGTAGCCTTAAATAGAACTTAAAGTCATCTGACCCCTCACAGTCCTCAGAAAGGAAGCCACTGAAACCCATCTCCTCAGAGATCTCAGGGACACTATCCTGACTGTATGACTGAGTTACAGTGTGAGGCTCCAGTGTAAAAATGCTGCCCCCTAGATGATACTTGATGTTGTCAATCACGGTCACCTTGGAAGAGTTACATGACACAGTCACTCAGAAAGcataatatttcatttaatgagGACCTGTGAATGCTAATACACAAAGTAGTCACACTTCATCCACAGTTGCTTGACAATTTGTATTACCAAAGACCAATTAAAGACTAATCTGGGAGGCCATTCATCCTTCCCTTGaggaattatttaaaaaaaaaaaagtgttatattGTGGTTCtaatttaagatattttatcAATTGAAAGACTGTATTTGAATGTATGCTTTTATCATTGGGTTCATCCCAATAATGTGTTActatatcaaaaaaaaagataatcataaaagataaaaaaaaatatataatgatttttttgcACATATTAGTATAATTGCAGTCATTTGGTGGACAGCAGTGATCAACTAATGATAGTGATCCTTTGCATTAGAAGCGTTACTAAACCAATTTATGTAGTAATTCAtgaaacaaattcaaatattgGGTACTATGTAATATAGCCTACTGTATATCTAAAAATGAAGGCATCATCTACACACATTGATTGTCGCGCTACGAAAATGGTAAAACAAGTAAAAGGACAAGaaacatgctgtaaaaaaattttttttttttttttttggcctacGCCATGTTGTGTCTGTAGACTTACATGAGGAAGATTTTCATCCACACTCCAACAAAGGTttgagtaaaaaacaaaaaaaaaaacaatttggcaAACGGAAACAAAAGCTGTAAAAGACTTAAGAATTTATGCTAAGTATacaaaatgcaacaacaaaCACGACCATGAGTTTCATCATAATGATTCAATCTGAGAATGACGTATGTTAAGGACTGGCCATCCTGGCCATCCTGTCATTCAGATTAGCGACGTTGCTCCAGTTGTTTTCAACAGGCCCTTTGTTTTTTAGGCTTGTGGCTCATCTGCCTCAGCATGGAGGTGGCCAGCTGTGGCTGCCACGGGAAccctgtctgtggtttcctgGGCCTGGTGAGAGCTCCTCCTAgtggccagagagagagagttgatgTCACACCCTTAAATTACAAATCCCACGATGAAATCAGCAACATCGGGAACCGAAAATCTTACTTCATCTCGTTGTCCTCCGATGCTTTCACTACTTTGTATTTGTTCCGCTTCACAGTGTGAGCGATGAACCACACCACCAGGATGATTAGGACACACCCGAGCAATGCGCCGATCACAGCACCAGCAATCACTCCATCTGCTGCTTCTGTACAAGAAGTACACAAGTATAaaagttttctctcttttttttgtatttctgttgatGTACAGTTTTTGATGTACAGTtattctcaaaaataaaaaaaatccaaaatgttaTCATACCAGGACTCAGCTCTATAGTGCAGGTTGAAAAGCCCACTGCATTTGTAGCATTGCACTGGTATTCTCCAAACTCAAACTGGGATATGTTTCTGATTTCCAATTTTCCAGTTGCAGTTGCTGAGGAAACCAGAGCACGTACGTTGAGGAATGGATGAATGTGCTAATATTTACAAGTATATCACAAATACACTCATACAGTACTCACTTTTTCCCAGTACAGGCCTCCTGGTCTTGGTCTGGTCCAGTCTGGTCCAGTTGTATGTAGGGGTCGGGCTTCCACGCTCACTGTGGCAAGTCAGAGTGACCAGGTGGCCCGATTCGACATCTCCGTGGACACTGCAATACGGAGTAGACGGCCTCTCTGGCAGACCATGAGGAAGATGCAAGGCTTTCTTAGTTGACTTTATATTTAGTCTTTAAATCTACTTGACATTATTATGAGGCACATGCTCAATCAGTGGACATCATTGATAGTTTTCATACCATTTCAGCAAGAGCTTCGGACTGAATTCATCCGCTTTCCTGAGAGGTTTGGTCATAAAATCTGTACCAGACTGATATGAGTtggatttatattttaaacactaTGCTGTACAAATATGATAATTATAAAATACCAGTATTCAtcagctttatatatatatatatatatatatatatatatatatatatgctattTTGATATAGCTTGAGCCATGACAATATGTGATGAGCCTTCTTTGGAACAGATTAtgtattacacatttttttcattggtcAGTCAATCACTAACCACTACATATACTTTAAGACATTGGTGGAATAAGTAATCCTTTACTTAAATGTGCtaaaagtgtcaaaagtaaagaaaaatgccTGACTGACATTATGACACTGatgtatttatactgtacagtatatgtatcaGTGTGTAAGTGggattttactgttgtagcttcttttttttgtgtgtgttggatgtTGGACctcaaacagtcatttaaataaaaccacttgagaattttaaagggaaaatcctTCGTTAGTGAAACTACTAACAACTCAGTCATCTGAGAGGGTCGCaagtcaaaatgtattttataagccTGTCACGTGTAAAGTCTTAATCTAAAAGTAGCTAGTAACTCTAGCcctcaaataaatgtagtggagtaaaaacaacaatgtttctttctgaaaatacaaaaatacagtacttaTATAAATGTACcttgttactttccaccactgctttaAGACTGGCTTATGCTCTCCTGCATATTGATCACAACCAAGCAGTTTCTGCCAAGCAGTTTGCTGCCAGCTGATccttatttctgtttatttctcagTACAGTGTCTATATCACAGCGATTCTTTTAGACAGCACCCACATTTTGTCCCTTTGACACGGCTCAGTAGCACACCCGGACTAGCAGTAATAACGACTGAAGACATTTGCTATAATGAAAGATATTTCACTAGATACTTTACACTCTATGCTTTTTCTACCATGATACTTTGTTTATTCAAAGCAGGTTATAAAAGTCATATCAAACCAAAATAAGCCATGCAGGTAATCTGTGTGTCTTGTAACAAAGACAATTTGCAGATTTGAGTTTGTGGCAATGGAAAGTTCTTGCTTATTATTAAACAAATATGACGTCACATGTCTTTCCATTAGTCATCATGGGGCAGGTACTGTGCTGAGAGTGGCCTTACTCTCTGTTCCTGAGTTGAGACTAAATCCTCACTATATACATGTATTTCTTAGTGTCTGCGTACTGATCACCAGACTTTCAGTGTACTGATTGGACAGCTGTGCTAAAACGTCTTATAAATGACATAACTTCATATTTGATATCTATCGTGTTTTCACATTACAACGGTATTAATTGGGAAAATGCAACATACTGCAGGGCGTAAAGCTTGCACACTTATTTGTAATTTATGACGGACTGCTCACTCTCGTTCAAATATTACCAAAATTCTATGGAACAGTTGGCGAGGGTGAAAATGATCTTTGATTAAATGGTAGTCAGCATGAGAACAgacatacatattcatacagcACTTAAGTATGCATCACATCCAGTGTGTAGAAACTGCCttgcaaacattttcataaagaCCGAGGTTCTGAAACACAAGACGTGTGGTTGGTGTGAAGCAGTTGCTGATACATATTCTGCATGGAGCACAAGGATGCAGTCACAGTCCTGCTATAATTTCCAACACTGACAATGAGGAGACTGCTACGGTAACCATGGAAACTAGTGATGATACTGAGGCCTGCAAGGTTGTCCTGGTAACTCAGTGAATGAGAGGATTCAAACTGAATGTAATTCCTGATTCACACTGTTCAGGGCCACTCTTTTGATACATTTGTTAATGTTACTGCACTGATAATAGACACGGTTATCTCAGATGTGGAAAGAGCACTAAACTCCTTCATTGAAATGAAAGTATTCTTACTTCAGTTAAATATTGCCTGCTGTAATTCAGACTGGGATTTTATGTCCTAGGGTGGAAGTGAAAGAGTAGCTCACACAGACATGACTAACCTAACCCTTCTTTTTCATGAAGACTatagaaagagacaaaaagataaatgagTAAGCCAAATACTATgggataaaattaaaatatacaactTGAAAtcgaaaataaaaatgtaagtgtatgttcatttctttctcatagACCAGTAAAATATAGCATTCTGAGAAGTGATTCAGAGATCGACAGTGTACTTCGGCTTTCAGGTAGCCACACCCTTACTAGCAGGGGAAAAATGGCcatagcagcagcaggagattCAGATTAGATcgctttttctttcctcttcttaaAAGTTGTTTCATAATTAAGACTCCTGCAGGGTCTGAACAATgtgagctgctgtttgtttcaaaCAAACTACGCCCAGACTACACTAGACCCAGGTCCAGGTCTGAACGCTGGTTTGAACGCACAACTTTAGAGCACCGTGCTGACACAAGAaatctgctccttccttctaTAATGCATGAATTCAACTGCTAAAACTAACAGGTGTGGTCAAGCACAATGGAATCCCCTACACACCTACTGTGCAgcctgtgtgtggatgtgtacGGATCATGATTGATTGGCATAAATCAGGTAATACCTTCCTCACTCTTCACTTCCTCCTCACCATTTTGTAATCTGCGTTCTGCGTTAAACTACATTGACAGAAACTCACCAAGAACATTAACAACGATATTGGCCTGAGACTGTCCATCTACATCAGGAAAGTTGTGAACCTCACAAGTGTAGACTCCGGCATCTGATGTTTGCATGTTGCTTATTATTATTGAGGCGTTTCTGGTTGTGGCCACAGAAGAGGGAGGCTGAAGCCTGCCCTTGTAAGGTCTCGGAATGACATCCTCTCCTGACTGATAGTAATAGACCTGAAAGCAAATGGCAACAAATCAGAATATCTGATATAATACAGATGCttgacatttgatttatttctctgtACTGTTCATTTTAGACCATTGCAAAAACATGACAGTCATACAGCTGGTTTGCTTAGGACATCTGACTATTATCATTTGCAGAAATAATGTTGCTCCAATCAACATAATCTATGATTCAGCATCAGCTGACGCTGAATCATTCATCATAATTAAAGTAACATTGATGCAGAGATCAGTGCTTCAATTCATTCAAGTGTAGTCCTATGTTGCTAGATACCAAGTACAACTCTTTAATAGCATTTTCAGTTGTACATAAGTAAGGCAATAGCAGTTAGTTAAATTAGCCTAACCAgaacagagatttttttttccattattaataaaaaaactcTTTGAAAAAGAAGTAATACACTTATTCTTGGCTGAGTACatgttaaataataatcaaaaaagtACAAGGCGTCCACAGGGCCTATACGAAGGATTTTTAGCGTAATTACATCCAGTGGATGGTGCCATTttgttcaaaatttaaattgacTGTGTGTTAGAGAGTTAGCCACAGTTTCATATCAAAACCAGCCCTTATCTGATTTCTCTTTCATGGGCTTTGTTGTCTCAGGCGAGGCGTATCTCCTGACTGTTAGTGCGGAACAGGGCACAAACACAAGCGTGTTTTTGGGGAGTGTTCAAACTTTGCCATAAATCTGACTTTTCCACGAGCAATTAAAATCTGAATATCCTCCCAAATGTTGAGTTCTCTGATGAGATTCCACCCAGTGTAAATCCAACTTGAGTGTTGCAtttcaataattaaaacaacaacatgccACACTTTGGTAAAGAGCAGGGATTTTGTCCTGTAAATGCAAATTTGAAGTGATCACAAAATGAGTTATGTTTTTATATCGCTCACAGTCTTTTGCAGtcattaaacaaacacagcGAGCTACTGGACTTCAACCAAATGTAGAGGAAAAAGGGTTGCTTTTGTGCTCTATAAATTTAATTGGAAATATTCTGATACCCACTTTTTATTAACGAAGAACGTCACTAAACCTGATGCTACAGTAAAGCATCTTTCAACGCCAATTGATATACAGATTTTAGGCACATTTGAGCACATTAGACCTGCCTCACTTGTAGCAAAGCTCTGATCTGAGCAGCAGTGTGTATCTACCTGCTGTGGTGTCAAGGAGGATGATGAAACATAATCCCACTGGATGGTGAGGCTGGTGGTCTCTTGAGTAGTCACAAACATACACTGGAGTAGGACACTTCCACCCACTGTAACATTGATATATTTCTGCGGTGTCCTGACTGTGATCAGTTCAACACATCCTACAAAACAACAGGTGCATCAAGTTTCAGGTAAATTTGATCAAAAGTCAGACATTCTTTACCAAAATCACCATGTAATTCaagaggaaaaagcagaaatgtagtTACCTATTATGCTTGTAAGCACCAACAAGCGCAACATAGAGTGCATCTTGACAAAATGTTTGAGTACGCCCGCAGAGCTTCTTATAAACTGAACTTCCTGCAGTTTCCACCACTGACTCTTGCAAGCAGCACCGGAAGAGAGAATAACCAAGGTTACAGTATGCTTGGTAATGGACTGGCCGATACTGTGCACGTTGATAACACAATGTTTGCATATCCATGTTTGCCAGACagggtgtgtatatgtatgtatggttgtttttcaaaaactgtcGATTTAGCCGTTAATAATTTTGGCTGGGGGCATATGAAAATTAGGTATGATTGAATAAACTCACCTGTTcaaatatgtatacacacacacacacacacagacacacatatatatatatatacatatggaTAATTGTATACAGTTAGtacagtttacattttacattgcaGCAGATTAAGTTACAGGCAGTGCAtcctcgtgtgtgtgtgaggttgttGACTTTATATGGCAGGTTAGGATCACAGTACGTTGTGACATTGATGgttaattcatttttcagtaCTTTGGCAGCAGTTTCTCTACAGCTCATCACTCCACCTCCATTGTCTTGTATGTCATTCTGGGTCAGGGCTTCTGGCAacaaaattaatgtaatttaatctCACCCTGGCCTTTATCGCTCGCCACAAGGAAGTGTTAGCCAAAGCACTGCAACATGCTGCTTATCACCGGGGAGTTCACTCCCTGGTGCTGCGTACTTAATAAAAGCAGTTTCACCTTTGTCCTTTTCCTTCACACAGCGTAAAGCACAATGctgacaggagagagacagtgaatCACACATGATTAATTGTCTATAATTACCAGTGGCTGACATAAGTGattaacaatgtgaaaaatgttgatcAGGGGTGACTGGAGGGGTGAGGGCGGGAGGCAGTGGGTAATGTGAGGAGTGGAAGGAGGCCTGTAGAGCTCATTATCCAGAAGACACTTACGTGATAGGTCAGGAAGTGATGAGATCTCAGTGTCTCAAGACTTTGTCTGAACTAAACAACATGTGCTGGCAGCTGTGGACAGAGCTGTACAGTCAAACAAGAAAGGGGCATactgcaaataaatgtaattgacAGCATGATTCATGAGTAACTGATCAGCATGCAAGACAGAGGAACATTTCTGTGGAATTAAGTTGAGGGAACAAGTGATAAGAGGGGGATGAATGAGGGGGATGCATTTTGTTCGGATTCCATAAAGTCAAGTGGGAAAACCAAAGAGAATGAATAAAATCATGAATAATGCATACATTTAGTTAAATTTCAGAGCTGAGAATGAtctattctttttattttttatttattttctgggATTCTCGCCTTTATTattgcagcagcagtggagagaGATGGGAAGGGCAGGGGAGAGGGACaggggatgacatgcagcaaatgaTCTATTATGACATAGGTTTGTTGTTCATCAGATCAAGAATACATAAATATGCTCCACTGTTACATGGCTCTCTTTCTATTTCCTGATCAGGGCAGTTCACACTTTTGATCTTGAAATAGTATATTGATATATATCTATTTTAGTATCATattccaaaaatatatttaaaaaaaaagacactgaacacATGATAGCTTTTCATCCTGTATGTCAGTAAACTCTTTGTGAATGACTGTGAGGTTTCTTTACAAAAATCAGCcatgacatttttgtcattttgtgtgtttcctgtttatGTGCCACTTTTTGCCAGCTCAAATTAACAGTGCATGAGAATAGCAGAAGACATGGTTTGTCGTATCCAAGTGAAAGAAACCATGTGTATGAAAGTGGAACATGTGAAATTATTTGTAGGACTTTTAATATGTTAGCACTTAGTCTACAGCCATACTAGCGACTctatgaggctgtacttaggcacagtagAGCTAAATACTAATGCAATGTTACCGACGTTGACactgttaacatgctgatgtcaAGGTGTAacatttaccatgttcaccatcttagtttggtGCGTTAAAATGCTAATATTTGATAATTAGCACTAGAATACAAAGTATGGGAATTTGATCattaaccaaagtattggagaaattgaaactttgacctgatggtggtgctggatAAAAAGTCAGAGTATCATTAAAGTCAGTAAGATTCATTCTCTGGGCACAGTACAtaactgttttcaaatttaatgacAATCTATGAGATAGTTGTGAAGATATGTCACTAAAACCCAAAAATTCTATCTCATGACATTAATGGagaagtcaggagatcaccaaaacCATTACCATTCATCTTGtagggaccatgaatgtctgtacaaaatttcatggcaatccaccaAAAACTTGATGAGATTTtatcagtctggaccaaagagaGGCaccgaccaaccaaccaataaacagacacaccagCCACGTCGCTAGCATGGCGAAAAGGTTGCTTAAAATTTCCATAATAACAAAATCATCTACAAATTGTTCAGTGGATTGTTGCCATTCACAGACTGAATCACTTCTGAGCATGCTGTACTTTCTCTTAATTATATTCCAATCACATTACCGGCTCTTCAGTTACTACTTTGAATGTGAGTGGAGGGCCGCTGACGAATCCGCCCTCCAGCATGCAGAGACCTAGAGAGCCGTCTCACACGGTGAAATGTAGGCTGCTGGGCGTGGAACTGTGGCATGTTCAAACCTCCAGCAGGTTTCAGTGTAGTGCCTCCACACAGACTAATTCACCCCCCTCCCCACGACCTGTGTTTCCCTGTCAGCAGACTGCGAGGAGGTGTGATTCAGAGCTCTGGCTCGGACAGAGCGAGTAcacctgctgctgttactgAAGAAGGCCGGGATGCAGTTCAGAAGTTGGCCAGCAGATGACAGGCCAGGCTGTTAGATGTTGAGTGTTtccgtgtgtatgtgttgttgtgtgttgaaGAGTGCTTGAGGCAGCCGATGGCAACGGAGCCAAGAGTGCCACGCTCCGGCTTCAGCAGGCCTCgctcctcctcactctcctctccctctcccaaccgccttggaaaaaaacaacaacataaaggCCAGACATTTAGCATGACTTCACTTACTGTCCCTGCAGCTACCAAGCAACCATAGGCTACCACTTATAAAAAATGCTGATGGTACAAAAGCAAATCGTAAGCGAGAACAAGAACACACAACCCCAGTAGTGTGAAACGTCATCTAACTGGCACAGAAGAAAAGGTCTACTTTGCATTGCAGGTTTTTATTCTTGGCACTAAAAGCCAAACGCAGTGACACTGAACTATCATCTCACATTGGCATCAAATACAAGCATGGAACCGTGCTTTCACATGGACTGACACAATTGTGCaaataaacctaaaaaaaaaaaaaaaaaaagtgggacaCAGGCATTCAGAAGCAACGTTTCCTAATACTTTTGTCATCTCTGAAATTCAATCTGTTATTGCAGAAGGTGACCTATCACGAATTGTCTAAGGAAGAAACTATAAAACAAGGGGCAGAGGAACAGTCTAACCGACAGTCTGGCTGTGTTGCATTTAAGCTATAAGCTTCATAAAGTGCCGGCAGTaaaaaaggaacacacacacagttgaccCTTATTGGCATAGAGAAAGTGTTGTGCTTTCACACATTATGTTCCCATATCCACTTCACTTAATGGAATTTTTGATCATCTAAAATCTGTCCTTCAGTGACTGACTTCAGTCCGGGGAAAATGCCAAAGTAAATTGAGGAGCAGGCTGTTGAGGTTTGccagaaaaacataattttatgtGTCTGATTTGTGATCTTCTCAAAATTGAACTGAAAGATTTCACTCGGCCAGCGAAAGAATTTGCCACGCACAATACCAAACTAATGTTTTAAAGGGATTCTCACTGTGCGTTCTCCATGTCTAATATAAAATCCTGGAGAGACATATCTGTGACTTAAAATGAGATCTTGTGCGCTGATTGGTCTTCATTTCATGGAATAATGCAAATGTCGTCGGGCACTGACAAGCTCAAACACAGCCAGTGTTGGCCACAGTGTATCAATTAACAGTGAAAATTGACTTCGACACTGGTAGCACGTGTGCATCCCTTCTGAGTTACATTCAACAAAGGATATGCAGCGGTCACACATATGTAACTATAGTCTCACCTTTAACGGCTCCACCAACGCCATCCTCTATGCTATACCCTGGGATTTTCTAAATGATGCCCCTGGGGGGTTGGATTTAGTGGTTCAGCCATGGTCACATTGCACAAAAGAGATGTGTCTTAATATTTTATTAGACACATTATGTTGCCACTCGTCTTCAtctcttcactctcttttcAACGCCCAAACAAGAACTCCATGGCAACACAGACGAACATCCTGTAAAAGCAAAGATGGACACGCCGTGCTACAGTTGATGTATGGCTTGACTTTTTATCATGTTAAAAATTATGCTTGAAGAAATTTGAGATTCCTGTTTGGGTTAAACTACTAACAGATATAACTGTTTGTTGACTGAATCATTGATGATTTTAGTGGACATTATCTATCCAGCCAGTCCAAGAGAAAGTcagttactgtatatctgttACCTGAATCAGCAGCAATGCTGATATCTTAAGCTTTGATTTTGTGTTACAAAGTCTAATCTGATGCATTTTTCTTGTTAACATGAGCTTTGCTTGAAATACTGGGTTGATCTTAAGTATTGAATGAGCGTGGCAGTGCATACCATTCACCATTATTGACCTTTGTTAATAATTTGCATAAGACTAAATGTTCCAATCACATTCCATAAAGACTGTATGTCAACCTTAATGCTTTTGTTTGAATTAGTTAAGacaatttattcaaaaacatGTCCATGACAGAAAGCAGAAGCAGGCATTCTACACCACAAAGCCAAAGCAGCAGCTTTTTGAcctctttcatattttttgtccCACAGAGGAACAGCCTTCAATTTCTGACCCATGTTAATGCACCCtttcaatattttatgtttttatatggaGTGCTGACAATAGAACACGGAAATGGAAGGCACATTTTGCTGAGCTACTTCACCGGCTCTGTATCCATCTTCTCAGCAGAGCTATGCCCTCCAATTCAGGAAGAGCCAACCCatggaaagaaagatgaaaatacAGGCACATTCAGCAACAGCGAACCTGCAGAGACTGTACGTTCTCTCTTTTATCCACACCAAACGCAAGTGTTGAAAGGAAGCTGCAGTATCGGTAcatattcttgttttgttgctCCTTACGATACAGTCTAGTGAACTGTAATGGATATAATCTGATCTTGATTAAATAAGTTGGACATGTTTGACATATTATTCATATACCTCAGCTCCTCTCAAGGTGAACTCACTTAGCAGCGTAATCAACTGTCAAAGTGCCTGTTAGAGGCGACTGAGagtaaattaaaagaaatcaatTAGGACAGACAAACCTGTGCATAAAATCTGCCTTGTATCAGAAGGAGGAGGCATCAGGAGAGGATCATTACACAGGTCATAGCTACTAGAGGAGGCTAGGCACGATgatatacaacacacacaacaacaacaacaacaacaacaacaaaacagagcaaTGGATCAAATACATTGAGAATATGAAAGTTGAGGGCATACCACTTCTTCTTGTAGTTTACCCACAAGGTAAATGATGTGCAGTCAGATCTGAATGACTGCCACCTCAGAGGCAGAGATAAAAGCAGCCAGATACTGAACCCAAGTGCGGCCAGATTGTTAAACAGTAgtaaacaa containing:
- the LOC120802743 gene encoding V-set and immunoglobulin domain-containing protein 1-like, with product MHSMLRLLVLTSIIGCVELITVRTPQKYINVTVGGSVLLQCMFVTTQETTSLTIQWDYVSSSSLTPQQVYYYQSGEDVIPRPYKGRLQPPSSVATTRNASIIISNMQTSDAGVYTCEVHNFPDVDGQSQANIVVNVLERPSTPYCSVHGDVESGHLVTLTCHSERGSPTPTYNWTRLDQTKTRRPVLGKTTATGKLEIRNISQFEFGEYQCNATNAVGFSTCTIELSPEAADGVIAGAVIGALLGCVLIILVVWFIAHTVKRNKYKVVKASEDNEMKRSSHQAQETTDRVPVAATAGHLHAEADEPQA